From Salinirubellus salinus, the proteins below share one genomic window:
- a CDS encoding GTPase, with the protein MSRHAIRIEGGRAVLAARVARDAHTEPDTTELERLAEAAGYDPVGSVTQRRREDPGTWLGRGKAETLTERAAETDADAVLVDGGLTPGQYANLLDRLPAGTELVDRYRLVLGIFAAGSADRRAALQVEAATLRYELPRLRQATEESLLNEATEKGSPVLDAERRVDRIETKLAALADEAAERREERRAAGLGLVALAGYTNAGKTTLLHRLADGMSVEEAGGTAGHDDAPDSTPVADDLFVTLETTTRRGSLGGRPAVFTDTVGLLDGVPHDLVESFGTTLSAVSGADVPVLVVDASDPVDRVREKVRVSLDALDVADPVVALNKVDALEPGALDARRDVVADLLDGGEGVPVSARDGTGVDRLRRAVAARLPTDRATFRLPNAPETESFLAWVRERGACEVTYEGEWVAAEFVARPAVVAEARGRAPTE; encoded by the coding sequence ATGTCACGACACGCGATACGCATCGAGGGCGGACGCGCGGTCCTCGCGGCACGAGTCGCGCGCGACGCCCACACGGAACCGGACACGACCGAACTCGAACGACTGGCCGAGGCGGCGGGGTACGACCCCGTCGGGAGCGTCACCCAGCGACGCCGTGAGGACCCGGGGACGTGGCTGGGCCGCGGGAAGGCCGAGACGCTGACCGAGCGGGCGGCCGAGACGGACGCCGACGCGGTACTGGTCGACGGCGGCCTGACGCCCGGCCAGTACGCGAACCTGCTCGACCGGCTCCCGGCCGGGACGGAACTGGTAGACCGGTACCGGCTCGTCCTCGGCATCTTCGCTGCCGGGAGCGCGGACCGTCGGGCCGCCCTGCAGGTGGAGGCCGCCACGCTGCGTTACGAACTCCCGCGGCTCCGGCAGGCCACCGAGGAGTCGCTGCTGAACGAGGCGACGGAGAAGGGCTCGCCCGTCCTCGACGCCGAGCGACGCGTCGACCGCATCGAGACGAAACTGGCCGCGCTGGCCGACGAGGCGGCCGAGCGACGCGAGGAGCGGCGGGCGGCCGGCCTCGGACTGGTCGCGCTCGCGGGGTACACCAACGCCGGGAAGACGACCCTGCTCCACCGACTCGCCGACGGGATGTCGGTCGAGGAGGCCGGCGGAACGGCGGGACACGACGACGCGCCCGACAGTACGCCCGTGGCCGACGACCTGTTCGTCACGCTGGAGACGACGACCCGGCGCGGCAGCCTCGGTGGCCGGCCCGCGGTGTTCACCGACACGGTCGGCCTGCTCGACGGGGTGCCACACGACCTGGTCGAGTCGTTCGGGACGACGCTCTCGGCGGTGTCGGGGGCGGACGTACCGGTGCTGGTGGTCGACGCGAGCGACCCGGTCGACCGGGTGCGCGAGAAGGTCCGGGTGTCGCTGGACGCGCTGGACGTGGCCGACCCGGTGGTCGCGCTGAACAAGGTCGACGCGCTCGAACCGGGGGCGCTCGACGCCCGCCGGGACGTGGTCGCGGACCTGCTCGATGGCGGCGAGGGCGTCCCCGTGAGCGCCCGTGACGGGACCGGGGTCGACCGACTGCGCCGGGCGGTCGCAGCGCGGTTGCCGACCGACCGGGCCACCTTCCGCCTACCGAACGCACCGGAGACGGAGTCGTTCCTCGCATGGGTTCGCGAGCGTGGGGCGTGCGAGGTGACCTACGAAGGGGAGTGGGTCGCCGCCGAGTTCGTCGCCCGACCCGCAGTGGTCGCCGAGGCACGGGGACGGGCACCGACCGAGTAG
- the katG gene encoding catalase/peroxidase HPI, whose translation MSRTSKDWWPEQLKLAVLDQNARDSDPMGDDFDYAEEFQKLDLEAVKADIEETLTTSQDWWPADYGHYGPLMIRMAWHSAGTYRTSDGRGGAAGGMQRLAPLNSWPDNANLDKARRLLWPVKQKYGKQLSWADLMILTGNVALESMGFETFGFAGGREDAYEPDEGTWWGPESEFEANERFDEPGGIQEGLGASVMGLIYVNPEGPDGKPDPEASAKNIRQTFDRMAMNDEETLALIAGGHTFGKVHGAAEGEGNLGPEPEAAPIEEQGLGWKNSYGEGKGDDTITSGIEGPWTAAPIEWDFDYLNNLFEYEWEPHKGPGGAWQWKPKGADEEAIEKAPEAHGDGEQTPMMLTTDIALIRDPDYREIAERFRDNPMEMVDAFAKAWYKLTHRDMGPPSRFLGPEVPDEEMLWQDPLPEADYGTIDEEAAEQLKAEILETDLSISDLVETAWASASTYRDSDKRGGANGARIRLRPQRDWEVNDPEQLSRVLDTLREVREEFNASRSDGTQVSLADLVVLGGNAAVEQAAADAGYDVTVPFEPGRVDASQEQTDVESFEALKPKADGFRNYLSDEADATPEEMLVDKADLLDLTPAEMTVLVGGMRALGANYDDSDRGVFTDEPGTLTNDFFVNVLTMDNAWEPAEDEAGVYLVRDRETGEVEWEATRTDLVFGSHSRLRAISEVYGAEDGEEKLVEDFVDAWHKVMTLDRFDLE comes from the coding sequence ATGAGCAGGACCAGCAAGGACTGGTGGCCCGAGCAGCTGAAACTGGCCGTTCTCGACCAGAACGCCCGTGACAGCGACCCGATGGGCGACGACTTCGACTACGCCGAGGAGTTCCAGAAACTCGACCTCGAGGCGGTGAAAGCGGACATCGAGGAGACCCTGACCACCTCGCAGGACTGGTGGCCGGCGGACTACGGCCACTACGGCCCCCTGATGATCCGGATGGCGTGGCACAGCGCCGGGACCTACCGGACCAGCGACGGCCGCGGCGGCGCGGCCGGCGGGATGCAGCGGCTCGCCCCGCTCAACAGCTGGCCCGACAACGCCAACCTCGACAAGGCCCGACGCCTCCTCTGGCCGGTCAAGCAGAAGTACGGCAAGCAGCTCTCGTGGGCCGACCTCATGATCCTCACCGGCAACGTCGCGCTGGAGTCGATGGGGTTCGAGACGTTCGGCTTCGCCGGCGGCCGCGAGGACGCCTACGAGCCCGACGAGGGCACCTGGTGGGGCCCCGAGAGCGAGTTCGAGGCCAACGAGCGCTTCGACGAGCCCGGCGGCATCCAGGAGGGCCTCGGCGCCTCGGTCATGGGTCTCATCTACGTGAACCCCGAGGGGCCGGACGGCAAGCCCGACCCGGAGGCCTCCGCGAAGAACATCCGTCAGACGTTCGACCGGATGGCGATGAACGACGAGGAGACGCTCGCACTCATCGCCGGCGGCCACACGTTCGGGAAGGTCCACGGCGCCGCCGAGGGCGAGGGGAACCTCGGTCCCGAGCCCGAGGCCGCTCCCATCGAGGAGCAGGGCCTCGGCTGGAAGAACAGCTACGGCGAGGGCAAGGGCGACGACACCATCACCAGCGGTATCGAGGGGCCGTGGACGGCCGCCCCCATCGAGTGGGACTTCGACTACCTGAACAACCTCTTCGAGTACGAGTGGGAGCCGCACAAGGGCCCCGGCGGCGCGTGGCAGTGGAAGCCCAAGGGCGCCGACGAGGAGGCCATCGAGAAGGCCCCCGAGGCCCACGGCGACGGCGAGCAGACCCCGATGATGCTCACGACCGACATCGCGCTCATCCGGGACCCGGACTACCGGGAGATCGCCGAGCGGTTCCGCGACAACCCGATGGAGATGGTCGACGCCTTCGCCAAGGCGTGGTACAAGCTCACGCACCGTGACATGGGCCCGCCGTCCCGTTTCCTCGGCCCGGAGGTCCCGGACGAGGAGATGCTGTGGCAGGACCCGCTCCCCGAGGCCGACTACGGCACCATCGACGAGGAGGCGGCCGAACAGCTCAAGGCCGAGATCCTCGAGACCGACCTCTCGATCTCCGACCTCGTCGAGACCGCGTGGGCGTCGGCGTCGACGTACCGCGACAGCGACAAGCGCGGCGGCGCGAACGGCGCTCGTATCCGCCTCCGCCCGCAGCGCGACTGGGAGGTCAACGACCCCGAACAGCTCTCGCGGGTGCTCGACACGCTCCGCGAGGTCCGGGAGGAGTTCAACGCCTCGCGCTCGGACGGGACGCAGGTCTCGCTGGCCGACCTCGTCGTGCTCGGCGGTAACGCGGCCGTCGAGCAGGCGGCGGCCGACGCCGGCTACGACGTGACGGTCCCGTTCGAGCCGGGCCGCGTCGACGCCAGCCAGGAACAGACCGACGTCGAGTCCTTCGAGGCGCTCAAGCCGAAGGCCGACGGCTTCCGCAACTACCTCTCGGACGAGGCCGACGCCACCCCCGAGGAGATGCTGGTCGACAAGGCCGACCTGCTCGACCTGACGCCGGCCGAGATGACCGTGCTCGTCGGCGGGATGCGCGCGCTCGGGGCGAACTACGACGACTCGGACCGCGGCGTCTTCACGGACGAGCCGGGGACGCTCACCAACGACTTCTTTGTCAACGTCCTCACGATGGACAACGCGTGGGAGCCCGCCGAGGACGAGGCCGGCGTCTACCTGGTCCGCGACCGCGAGACGGGCGAGGTCGAGTGGGAGGCCACTCGCACCGACCTCGTCTTCGGGTCGCACTCACGCCTCCGCGCCATCTCGGAGGTCTACGGCGCCGAGGACGGCGAGGAGAAGCTCGTCGAGGACTTCGTGGACGCGTGGCACAAGGTCATGACGCTCGACCGGTTCGACCTGGAGTGA
- a CDS encoding group I intron-associated PD-(D/E)XK endonuclease: MESHRKGELTEAVVVAELKRRGIPVSRPFGDNERYDVVAETPGGALLKLQVKTGRFERGTVVFDGVSTHTNSQGNVYKPYEDDVDYFLVYSDDLETLYIVPESRVGSSMALRVEAPKQTDPKINDASAYLFDENWPPDTDERVQPVPGNGAVQAVTEAFDALGASVYRTESDDVYIVETGEGRLIRVRLGRVSEQGGRLRAGDLQSGLRTTDYYALYDPSREQTYLVAADEFGASLSLRTDEPEQIQHDTRFAEDYRLEAVWPPDGVPNASPRPAVGAAVARFESLGVPVGVVHDGSVPYDLLAAAEDGFRRVAVVPGWCSRGCLRLKPESKAGVDAYVVYHRDSDTCYAVDADRFARSISLRVEPPAKPDPRINEASEFELERNWPV, encoded by the coding sequence ATGGAGAGTCATCGGAAGGGCGAACTCACCGAGGCCGTCGTCGTCGCAGAGCTGAAGCGGCGGGGGATACCAGTCTCGCGGCCGTTCGGCGACAACGAGCGGTACGACGTGGTCGCCGAGACACCCGGTGGAGCGCTACTGAAGTTACAGGTCAAGACCGGGCGGTTCGAGCGCGGAACCGTCGTGTTCGACGGCGTCTCGACGCACACGAACTCCCAGGGGAACGTCTACAAACCATACGAGGACGACGTGGACTACTTCCTCGTGTACTCAGACGACCTCGAGACGCTCTATATCGTCCCCGAGTCGAGGGTCGGGTCGTCGATGGCCCTCAGGGTAGAAGCGCCGAAGCAGACCGACCCGAAGATCAACGACGCGAGCGCGTACCTGTTCGACGAGAACTGGCCTCCGGACACCGACGAGCGCGTACAGCCTGTACCGGGCAACGGGGCGGTTCAGGCGGTCACCGAGGCGTTCGACGCACTCGGAGCCTCGGTCTATCGCACCGAGAGTGACGACGTGTACATCGTCGAGACGGGCGAAGGGAGGCTGATACGTGTCAGACTTGGCCGCGTGAGCGAGCAGGGCGGACGGCTGCGGGCTGGAGATCTCCAGAGTGGCCTCCGTACGACCGATTACTACGCGCTCTACGACCCCTCACGCGAGCAGACGTACCTCGTCGCGGCTGACGAGTTCGGTGCGTCGCTCTCGCTCCGAACCGACGAGCCCGAACAGATCCAGCACGACACCCGCTTCGCCGAGGACTATCGGCTCGAGGCAGTCTGGCCCCCGGACGGGGTGCCGAACGCCAGCCCGAGGCCGGCCGTCGGTGCCGCAGTCGCCCGGTTCGAGTCGCTCGGCGTCCCGGTCGGTGTCGTCCACGACGGGTCGGTCCCGTACGACCTGCTCGCGGCGGCCGAAGACGGCTTCCGGCGCGTCGCCGTCGTCCCCGGGTGGTGCTCGCGTGGCTGCCTGCGGTTGAAACCCGAGTCGAAGGCGGGTGTCGACGCCTACGTCGTCTACCACCGCGATAGCGACACCTGCTACGCCGTCGACGCCGACCGCTTCGCCCGGTCGATATCGCTCCGCGTGGAGCCGCCGGCGAAACCGGACCCGCGCATCAACGAGGCCAGCGAGTTCGAGCTCGAGCGGAACTGGCCGGTGTGA